The Sediminicola sp. YIK13 genomic sequence AGCTTAACTTTTTAATTATAACCCAGAGAGTAGTTTGTACCTTTAATGAATGAACAAAGGTTCAATAAATTAAGTTATCCAGAATTTCATCAATATATTGTTCTTTTAAGGAGAAATCTTTGTCTGAATTAAAAACTTCTTGTATCTCTTTTTTGATCTCTAGGAGTTCCATAGTGGAAAAATGAAGCCTTTCCACGGCAGCTTCAATTTTATCCAGACTCATATCCTCGTTATCGTTGCTTATTTCTTTGTAAAGACGATCGAAGATTTCTTTGGTGCTTTTTGATTTAATTAATTCAATTTCTTCTGGTGTTTCTTTCCAATCTGCTTTAGCACAAAGCAAAAGGATATAGGTCTTCAGTTCGTTTTTAGACCATTTTGGTGCTTCATTTTTCATCTTATTTATTTTTGGTACGGTTCGTTTCAATAAATACTAGTTGCACGTCTTTTAGGAACTGGACTTATGAAGTCTACTCTAAGAACATCATACATTTCCTAACCTTCTACTTAAGATTTAACCACTTCATAAATCCTTAAAAGCATACAATTGGACTTTCAACCACATATGTTTTCAGCTGGCTATCTTCATTTAATTATTGAAGAAGACTACCTAATGATTATATTCCTTAAGATCAATAGCTCCTCATTTCAATTAAAAGGACGCATAAGATCTTTGATTTCAAACCCTTAAGTTAATTTATTTAAATGAAAAGTAGGTTTTTATTTTTATCAAATTCAAGGTAGCATGTATACATCGCACATTTTTTACTTTCCAGAAAACTAATACGACACCCCTTTAATGCTTGGCGCCTTGTTTCCATGTTTGTTTTTGGTGTCAAAATTGACCTACCTTGTTTAATAGCTTTATTCTATTTAGTTATTGGGTATATTCTTCCCTACCTATTACCTATTATTAATATCATAATGAACAATTCTTTTAGAAGTTATCTCTTCTATGATACTACCCAGGTTCAATTTAATAATTTCAAGATAGACTTTTTTGCAGTAGGTGAGAGGGATTCCAAATACTTTTCTTGGGCCAGCAGTACTAATTCGTTGTTTAGTTCAGGGTATTTATGGGCAATTTTTCGGATGTATTTAAAGGCAGTAAACCGTACTGAAGGTTTCTTTTCCGTTTGTTTCCATAAAGACACACACAAATCGTACAAATAGCCTTCCTGTTCCTCATTAAGATCCATTTCCAGAAGGATTTTTATTAATTCGCGCTGATGACCGTCCGGCTTATTACTGATATTATCTAAGATACGCTGAATATGATTTTGTACACGAGGGTCGTTTTGCTCAATACAGCTCCATAACAGCCAAGCGGCCCTCCATGAATAGGGTTGTTTATCGGCAATGGCGAGGTGAATGGCCTCATCATAAAACTCCGGATGTGAGTTCATATAAGAAATCATTTCAGCTTTATGTGAATGCGTTAAAACATATTCCAACTTAGTTTCCATGAATAAATGAATGTAAAAAATAAATTATACTGATTCTACTGTACAAATTCTTATGGCCTAAACTTCACTTATATTTAAGTGAGTGGTCAATTAGTCAACTATGAACAGATTTACTTTTTTAATTCATCTGTAACAACACCCGCCACCACACCAATAATTAATCCAAATAAGGAGCCAAAGGAAACTCCATACCCCATGTTCCCAGTTACAGCACTGTAAATAATGCCAATTAATAATCCAAGTATAAAGCCGTAGGGTATGTATTTTAAATTCATAATAAGTATAATAGGTTTAGAGTTGATTCGTGACTTTTAGTAATAATTGTTCCCTCAAGTTAGCCTATTTCTTAAGAATTTTCAAATGAAATGTATTAGTTCCCAATACATTTAGTTGTTGTAACCCTTCACTTTCGGATAGAAAAACGCTCTATTTTATGCATCTAATAGTAAGTTACTAAGGCAATCGTTCGTTGCCACGATTCACCATTAAAATGGCATAACCGCTTTTTTCAAAACAATTCTTATCACCCCAGATTTTATAGAGGTAGAAAATGAGCCATAGGCATTATCTATGATGATAGTCCTTTGGATAACTATTTTATTTGGTAAATTTATAATCCTAAGTAAAATATTATAAAAAATCATAAAAATGGAAGATAAAAATAAAAGCTCCAAGGGTCACGTTTACGACGTTAACAGTTCTGAGGCTGCTCGATGCCCTTTTTTAAACGGGGAAATGAACCAAGCCGCAGGAGGTGGGACCAATATCAGAGATTGGTGGCCCAATCAATTAAAATTAAACATCTTAAGACAGCACTCCACTTTGGTGGATCCCATGGATGAGGATTTTAATTATGCGGAAGAATTTAAATCCTTGGATTTGAAAGCCATTAAACAAGACTTGTATGACCTAATGACAGATAGCCAAGACTGGTGGCCTGCAGATTATGGCCATTATGGTCCGTTTTTTATTCGTATGGCTTGGCATAGTGCAGGTACTTACAGAATTGGGGACGGCCGTGGTGGAGCTGGATCAGGATCTCAACGCTTTGCTCCTTTAAACAGTTGGCCAGACAATGCAAATCTTGACAAGGCAAGACTCTTGTTATGGCCAATTAAGCAGAAATATGGAAAGAAAATTTCTTGGGCAGATTTAATGATCTTGGCAGGAAACTGTGCACATGAATCTATGGGATTGCCTATGTTCGGCTTTGCCGGTGGGCGTGAGGATATTTGGCAACCCGAAGAAGATATATATTGGGGCTCGGAGACCGAATGGCTTGGAAACAAAGAGAGATATAATGAAAAAGGAGAATTGGAAAATCCTTTGGGTGCTGCCCATATGGGACTGATTTATGTGAATCCTGAAGGACATAATGCCAACCCCGATCCAGTTGAGGCAGCGCATTATATACGTGAGACATTTGGCCGTATGGCAATGAACGATTATGAGACCGTTGCTCTTATTGCAGGAGGGCACACCTTTGGAAAAACCCACGGTGCTGCTAAAGATACGGAATGGTTAGAGCCAGAACCAGCAGGGGCCTCTATTGAAATGCAGGGCATGGGTTGGAAAAATAACTTTGGAACCGGAGTAGGTGCTGATACTATTACAAGTGGTTTGGAAGGTGCTTGGACCAATACACCCACAAAATGGAGCCATACCTACTTTGAGAACTTATTTGGTTATGAGTGGGAGCTGACCAAAAGTCCGGGTGGCGCATGGCAATATAAGCCCGTGGGAGACGCCGGTGCTGGAACCGTACCAGATGCTCACGATCCAGAAAAGAAACATGCGCCTTTTATGCTGGTGACAGATCTGTCACTGCGCATGGACCCTGCTTATGAAAAAATTTCCAGACACTTTTTGGACAACCCTGAAGAGTTTGCCGATGCCTACAAGAGGGCATGGTTTAAACTGACCCACCGCGATATGGGACCCATAGAGCGTTATTTAGGTCCAGAAGTGCCCCAGGAAGAATTAATATGGCAGGATCCCGTTCCTGCTATTGATCATGCATTGATCAATGAAAATGATGCAGAAGATTTAAAACAAACTATTCTAGGGTCAGGTTTATCCGTTTCCGAATTGGTTTCTACCGCTTGGGCATCGGCATCGACCTTTCGTGGGTCAGATAAACGTGGTGGAGCAAATGGAGCCCGTGTTAGATTGGCACCACAAAGGGATTGGAAAGTGAACAATCCTCAACAATTGGCTAAGGTTTTAAAGACATTAGAGGAAATTCGAGAGAAATTCAATAACGCCCAAACAGGAAACAAAAGGATTTCATTGGCAGATTTAATTGTTTTGGCAGGTTCTGCCGCGGTTGAAAAGGCAGCAAAAGATGCCGGACACGACATCCAAGTGCCTTTTTCAGCTGGGCGTTCCGACGCAACTGCAGAACAAACCGATGCAGAAGCATTTGAAGCCTTGGAACCGCGGGCGGATGGTTTCCGTAATTATGTGAGATCTGGCTTGACCCTTAAAGCGGAAGAGCTTTTAGTGGATAAGGCCCAATTGATGACCTTGACCGCTTCAGAAATGACTGTCTTGGTTGGAGGGATGCGTGTTTTGAATGCCAATTTTGACCACTCCAAGCATGGGGTATTTACGAATACTCCAGGTTCGTTGACCAATGATTACTTTGTAAATCTTTTGGATATGGGAACTACTTGGAAGGCAATATCAGATGATGATGATGTTTTTGAGGGAATGGATAGGAAAACGGGTACCGTAAAATGGACAGGAACGCGTGTTGATTTAATTTTTGGATCAAACTCCGAGTTACGAGCATTAGCTGAGGTTTATGCTTGTGCGGACTCCCAAATGAAATTTGTTATAGATTTTGTGGCCGCATGGACAAAGGTAATGAACCTTGATCGGTTCGACTTGGCCTAAAGCATACTGGGTTTAGGATTAATAACCTAAACGTATTTACATGATAATCAAAAGGTGGTCTAAGTATAGGCCACCTTTTTTATTTCGCAACTTTTTCCGTGTTACAATCTTATAGCACCGTGGAAATATGGTATCCTAATATTTATTTTTCTTCTGCTGACCAGGGGCATAGGCTTTCGCCGATTTGCTGCCTGTTGCTTTTTTAACCTGTCCCGGGGCAGAATTTTTTGCAGACACATGTACAGTGGAGCTACATCCCGTTGTTAATCCGATTACCAAGAAACAGATCAAGCTAACTTTTAATATTTTAATGAACATAACTTCAAATTTTAGTTGGCGAAATTATGTTATTTTAAGATTGCTTATATATTTAATAAAAATATTTATCTGAAATGCAGAAGGCTGATATTCAATAAGGTTGGTACAGGTTTTTGCAGCGTATACCGACTTCTATTAGATTGGGCTCAGTGGCCATACTTTACCAATTTCACTTACATACATGTACAGAAATATAACTCCAACAATGGTGCACAAATAAACGGATTGGTGTTGACCAATCCGTTTTTGTAATTGAGGTTTAAACCTTGTAGCGAGAGGGGGGCACGATCCCCCGACCTCCGGGTTATGAATCCGACGCTCTAACCAACTGAGCTACCTCGCCATTGCCGTTTTAAGCGGGTGCAAATATATAGTTAAATTTCTTCCCAATCAAAATTCAAATGGTAAAAAATAATATTGGGCAATTATTTTTTTATCATGTAGAAATATATATATTGTCCGACGAAAACATTATATAGAATGAGTGATAAAGTGAAGTTCGAAGTTGAGTTTGTGATACAATCATCTCAACCCCTATTATATCAATATATTTCCACCCCATCTGGCTTATCAGAGTGGTTTGCAGATAATGTAAACTCAAGAGGGGAGTTGTTTACTTTCATATGGGATGGGTCAGAAGAAGAAGCTAAATTATTAAAGAGAAAAAGTGATGAATTTGTTCGTTTTGCGTGGGTAGAGGCAGAGGATGATGCTTATTTTGAAATGAGGATTATAGTAGATGAAATAACATCTGACGTATCCTTGTTCATTACAGATTTTGCGGATGAGGATGAGGTAGATGAAGCTAAGATGCTTTGGGAAAACCAAATCTCAAGTCTTAAGCAAGTTTTAGGTTCTTCCTAAAGATTTTAGACCATAAAACAATATCTTTGCGCCTTGAATTTTCAAGGCTTTTTTTATGGTTAATTTTAATGGTGACATCCTATCTCAAGACACACTTTTCCTCAATCATGAAAACAGAGGGCTGAGGTATGGTGATGGACTCTTTGAAACCATTAGGGTTGTCAATGGGAAAATTTTCTTTTGGGAAGACCATTACCTTCGCCTTATGGCCTCAATGCGGATTATGCGTATGGAGATTCCCATGAACTTTACCATGGAATTTTTAGAAGAGCAACTGTTGAACACTATTGCATCCAACGGTTTGGAAAATGCTCCTGCCCGAGTGCGTTTTTCAGTATTTAGAAACAATGGCGGGTATTATTTGCCAGAAACCAATGAAATATCCTATATCATGGAGGCTGGGGAGTTAGATTCACCATTTTACATGATACACCAACAAGATTATGTAGTGGAGCTGTTCAAAGATTTTTATGTGAACCCGGACATGCTTTCTACCTTAAAGTCCAATAACAAGGCCATAAACGTTGTTGGAAGTATTTATGCAGAGGAAAATGGGTACCAGAATTGTTTATTGTTAAACAACCAAAAACAAGTAGTGGAAGCTTTAAATGGCAATCTATTTTTGGTAATGGGCAACACGATCAAAACGCCTCCCAAAAAGGACGGATGTCTCAATGGCATTATTAGAAAGAAATTGATAGAAATGGTCGGAAAATTGGAAGCCTATACCTTAGAGGAGGCATCAATTTCCCCTTTTGAACTTCAAAAGGCCGATGAATTGTTTATTACCAATGCCATAGTAGGGATTCAACCCATTACCAGGTATCGCAAAAAGAATTTTGAAACCAAAGTGGCTTCAGATTTATTGGGTAAGCTTAATGCTGCCGCTAGGCTAGGTTAGTTAAGATTGGGGTTTTCCGGAAAATTGGACCATAGGACATAATCTCCTCCCAGCTCGATCATTTTTTCTTTCCAAAATGTATTGGCCGATTTGTGGATGATATCACTTTTGTATTTGTTGTGCACAACTACCCATGATTTGGAGGTGAGCTCTTGATCCAACTGTAAAGAGTTCCAGCCAGAATAGCCCAAGAAGAATCGGATATCCTTTTCTGTAATATGACCTTTATTGATAAGATCAACAATATTTTCGAAGTTGCCTCCCCAAAAGATACCATGAGATATCTCTATACTTTCTGCAATTAGATGGGGAACCTTATGTATGAAGTATAAGTTGTCCTGTTCCACAGGGCCACCATTGTATACCTGGAAGGGTACGCTAATCTCGGTGACCAATTCATTAATACTATACATCAAAGGTTTGTTGAGAATAAAGCCAACGGAGCCTTCTAAATTGTGTTCGGCAATCAATACTACCGACCTGTTAAAAGAAACATCGCCAGTAAGTGTCGGTTCTGCGATTAAAAGCTTCCCTTTTTTTGGTTTAATGCTGACCATTACACATTGATTTTACTTAAAAATAAGACAAATCCCTTTAAAAACAAAAAGGCACTCCATTTTAGGAGTGCCTTTTTCAAATTTATGGAATATAAATTAGTTTACTGCACCTGCTAATTCAGCACCTGCTTTAAACTTCACAACGTTTTTAGCTGCAATTTGGATAGTCTTTCCAGTTTGTGGATTTCTACCTTCTCTTGCTTCTCTTTTTGATACAGACCAAGATCCGAAACCAACTAAAGAAACTCTGTCACCTTTTTTAAGAGCTCCTTCAACATTTCCTAAAAAAGACTCTAAAGATTTCTTAGCTGCTGCTTTTGTGATGCCAGCGTCAGCTGCCATTGCATCGATTAATTCTGTTTTGTTCATAATTGAATTAAATTAATTGTTGTTAAAATAATTTTTTGTACTCTAACAAATTTATACGGATTTGTGGTTAACGCAAGTAAAATCAAGGGAAATCCCTTATTTTGTTGATAACTTCGGGCGTTTGTTGATAAAGTAGGGTTTTTTCTACATTTCTATCAGCCCTTTGGTAGCAAGGGTTTAGCGTACATAAGCGTTTTTTAACAAATTAAGGCCATTTAAGACTTCATGTGTAGCCATTTTTCGTTTTCCTGGTAATTGAATTTCCCTGAGTTGAATATATCCACCTTCAACCGCAACTTTTAGGTTTTTTTTATCAAATATCAATTGCCCGGTTTCCAATTGGTGTTCCTGTTCTTCTTTGGTAGCCGCATAGATCTTAAGGAATAGTTCTTCATCTCCATTATATAAAGTAGTCCAGGCAGCAGGATAGGGGCTTAAGCCCCTGATATGGTTAAAAATATTGGATATAGAAAGGGACCAATCAACTTGGCAAGTCTCTTTGTGTATTTTGTAGGCCAATTTTAAGTCTCCTGTCTGAGGTTGCTTAATGGGTTTTACTTGGTTGGACTTTATGAGTTCAACGGTTTTTTGAACCAGCGAAGCTCCCAGGTGCATTAATTTATCATGGAGCTCCCCAGCAGTTTCATCAGGATCAATAGAAGTTTTTTCTTGAAGTATTATTTCACCGGTATCAATCTTGTCATCTATATAAAAGGTAGTGACCCCGGTTTCTGTCTCCCCGTTCATGATCGCCCAATTGATGGGAGCTGCACCCCTATAATGGGGCAGGAGGGATGCATGCAGGTTAAAGGTGCCATATTTAGGCATTTCCCATACCGCTCTAGGCAGCATTCTAAATGCCACTATGATTTGCAAATTGGCGTTCAGTCCCTTTAATTCGGATAAGAATGCCTCATCCTTTAAATTGGTGGGCTGTAAAACTGGCAGATTATGTGCTGTGGCATATTGTTTTACTGCAGATTCATTGAGCTTCCTTCCCCGTCCGGCCGGCTTATCAGGCGCTGTGATCACCCCTACTACATTATAGGAGTTTTGGACGAGCTTGTCCAAAATAGCCACCGCAAAATCGGGCGTTCCCATAAATACGATTCGTAATGCTTCCATGTTATGTTATTTTATATTCGTTTTTTGAGGTGATGGCAACATGACCATCTTCCAGTAGGCCCTGCAATACAATCAAAATGGTATCTTCCTTATAAGTAAGTGCCAAGGTCAGGTTTTTTGAAGTCTGATTGCCTTGGCGCAGTATTTTCAAAATATCCCCTGCTACCAATTTTTGGATATCTGTATCGATCTTGTTTTTGCTAAGGCAAACATCACAATTGCCGCAAGCCTTCCGTTCCTCACCGAAATAGTGGAGTAATTGTGTGCTTCTACAGACCTTTTTGTTATTGACATAGGCCAATATACTTTCAATATTATTAATTTTAACCTGTTGCTGCTCCTTTACTTTTCTAGCGAAGATATTAATGGTCCTGTCGTCTTCCCGTGGTACTAGAAAAATAATTTCCAGATCACTGCTTTGAGCCTTATAGTCAACAATCCCATCCGTATTCAATTGTTCCAGGGTTTGATGGATTTTCTCCTCTGGGATATTTGTTTTTTTGGAGATTAATAAAGGATTGATCTTTGTAGGATGTTCAAAAATGCCCCCATAGGTTCTCAGGATGGTCTGTATCAGTGGAGCAATGGCCTTATGGTTTTCCAAATAGTAAAATACTTGGCCCTTTGTTGCAATAAATTGAAGGGTTATTTTTTTGGTAAAGGATTCAGAAAGCGAAATCACAGAATTTTGATCTAGTATCCGAAGCCCATTATAAGTAAGGGCCGTATTTAGTTTATAGGTGTCACAAAATTTATTGAAATGAAAATGAAAAGTTTCGGCAGTTCCTTCTCCGTATGAAATCTGGAAATAGTTATTTAATTTTTTGTAGAGCAGTTTTAGAAAATCAATATCGGGAAGTACGCTTAAGAATTGCTGTTTTACTTGGTTTTCATCAGCCTGGTTGAGCACCATGACCGCCTTGGCAGGATTGCCATCTCTCCCGGCCCTCCCTGCTTCTTGGAAATAATTCTCCAGACTGTCAGGAATCTGATAGTGGACCACAAGTTCTACATCGGGCTTGTCTATTCCCATGCCAAAAGCATTAGTGGCCACCATTACCTGTACTTTATTCTCCAGCCATAATTGTAGTCGCTTTGTTTTTTCTTTTTTAGGATTGCCCCCATGAAAAAAAGTGGTCGCTAATTTATGCGCATTGAGAAAATCGGAAAGCTCTTGGGCGGACCTTCTTGTCCTAACATAAACAATAGCACTTTTTTGTAGCCTATGACAGAGTTTTTTTAGTTGGAACTTTTTATCCTCGTTCCACTGTACATGAAAAGAAATATTGTCTCTGGAAAAAGAGTCTTTATAAACTGCAGCAGCGGATAATTGAAGGTTCTCCGTTATATCTTCTGCCACTTTGGGAGTGGCAGTTGCCGTAAGGGCTATGATAGGAGTTTCCGGTAATAGCTCCCTTAAAACATTGCAATTTAGATAAGCAGGTCTAAAATCGTTGCCCCATTGGGAGATGCAGTGGGCTTCATCTATGGCGATAAGATTTACATTCATTTGTTGAATGCGTTCCTGTACCAACTCTTGTTGTAGCCGTTCCGGGGACAGATATAGGAACTTGTAATTGCCATAGAGGCAATTATCGAGGAGATCTATAACTTCATTAAAAGAAATACCACCGGTAAGCGCCAGGGCTTTAATGCCCTTGTTCTTCAATGCGTCCACTTGGTTTTGGATCAATGCGATTAAAGGAGACACCACTATACATAGGCCGTCTTTGACCATAGCAGGGACTTGATAACACAATGATTTTCCGCCACCAGTGGGGAGAAGGGCGAGTACATCCCGTCCTTGGATTACGGTGTCAATAATTTGTTCCTGCGATCCCCTGAATTGAGAAAAGCCCCAATATTTTTCTAAAATCTCATGAGGGTCTTTAACCACAATTAGTTTTTTACTTTATTTAAAATAAAGGATAATCTTTCCGCTACTGTGCCCTTGGGAACATGTATGGTTTTATACCCATATTTTTGATAACTCGCCTCCAAACAATCATGAATACGTAAGGCCTCATCATAATTTTCATATCGTTCGCCGTCCGTAGCATAAATTTCCTTCCATGGGGGCAAGAGAAATACGGTGTCATAGGTGTAGGTCTCACAGGCCTCTATGAAACTTTCGTCATATTCTTGGTCAAAACAGTCCATGTAGGCAACAACATCGGGTAATCCACGATCCATAAATACATATTCGGCAGGTATTTTTGAGGCTTCAAAAAACTGCTTGATTCTTCCTTCAGTCAATTTTTTGCTGAACAACAGGGGATCCGTCACAAACAATTGTTGTATGCCTTGTTCTCTGGCTTGCAGGGTAATACTTCTAGAGATTTCATGAATACATGGTAGACCCATTAATTCAATTTTTTCAACTATGGATGTTTTTCCGGTACTAGGTCCGCCTGTGATAACAATCTTTTTTGGCTCCAATAAAAATATTTTATGATGCAAAGTTAATGAAATAGCTACTAGCGTAAAAAATTGCAACGGTTACTTTATATTTGTAAAAAGAAAAATATGGACACTGAAAAATCTGACGAATTTTACAGAAAGCTAAAAATCCAATTGGAGGAAACCAGTTCTTGGCCCACCAATTACCTCTATAAATTTATTGTTCCAACAGAAGGGGAACGGATTGTACAGATCCACAAAATCTTCGATAATACTGGTGCAGTAATTGAATCCAAACAATCAAAAAAAGGAAAATACACCAGTTTGTCCATTACCGTACACCTTAAAAATCCCGATGCAGTAATTGAAAAATATAAGGAAGTAGGGAAGGTTAAGGGGGTTATATCACTTTAATAATAGTATTTGTACCATATTTTTGTTAATTTGCAGACCTAGTAAAGCTTACTTCACTTATAATAACTTTTAAGCAAATTCTTTTAATTTGAATCTAGTAGAAAACATAGAGTATAATACTGAGCGCTCGCAGCTCATTATTCCCGAGTACGGAAGACATTTCCAAAAAATGGTTGATCATGCCATATCCATTGAGGACAGAGAGGAACGCAACAAAATTGCCCAGGCTATCATTAGTGTTATGGGTAATATACAACCCCATTTGAGGGATGTTCCCGATTTTCAACATAAGTTATGGGACCAGTTGTTCATCATGTCCGATTTTAAATTGGACGTAGACTCTCCTTATCCTATTACGAGTAAGGAGGTACTTCGGAAAAAACCAGATCCCTTGGCCTACCCACAGAATTTTCCAAAATATCGTTTTTATGGGAACAACATCAAGAGAATGATCGATGTTGCCGTGGAATGGGAAAAAGGGGACATGAGGGATGGTCTGGAATACGCCATAGCAAATCACATGAAGAAATGTTACCTGAATTGGAACAAAGATGTGGTAGACGATAACGCCATTTTCAAGCATTTGTATGAATTGAGTGATGGGCAAATCGACTTAAAAGGCGAGAATCTTACCGAAAGCGGACAGTTCCTAAAGAACAGGGTTGCCAAAACCCCTAGGAGCAGCAGTCCAAAAAAGAACCAAAGAAGCAATACTAACCGCGGTAAAAAGCGATACTAATATTTTCAACGTAAATGGGAACATTTA encodes the following:
- a CDS encoding aminotransferase class IV; this encodes MVNFNGDILSQDTLFLNHENRGLRYGDGLFETIRVVNGKIFFWEDHYLRLMASMRIMRMEIPMNFTMEFLEEQLLNTIASNGLENAPARVRFSVFRNNGGYYLPETNEISYIMEAGELDSPFYMIHQQDYVVELFKDFYVNPDMLSTLKSNNKAINVVGSIYAEENGYQNCLLLNNQKQVVEALNGNLFLVMGNTIKTPPKKDGCLNGIIRKKLIEMVGKLEAYTLEEASISPFELQKADELFITNAIVGIQPITRYRKKNFETKVASDLLGKLNAAARLG
- the katG gene encoding catalase/peroxidase HPI, which codes for MEDKNKSSKGHVYDVNSSEAARCPFLNGEMNQAAGGGTNIRDWWPNQLKLNILRQHSTLVDPMDEDFNYAEEFKSLDLKAIKQDLYDLMTDSQDWWPADYGHYGPFFIRMAWHSAGTYRIGDGRGGAGSGSQRFAPLNSWPDNANLDKARLLLWPIKQKYGKKISWADLMILAGNCAHESMGLPMFGFAGGREDIWQPEEDIYWGSETEWLGNKERYNEKGELENPLGAAHMGLIYVNPEGHNANPDPVEAAHYIRETFGRMAMNDYETVALIAGGHTFGKTHGAAKDTEWLEPEPAGASIEMQGMGWKNNFGTGVGADTITSGLEGAWTNTPTKWSHTYFENLFGYEWELTKSPGGAWQYKPVGDAGAGTVPDAHDPEKKHAPFMLVTDLSLRMDPAYEKISRHFLDNPEEFADAYKRAWFKLTHRDMGPIERYLGPEVPQEELIWQDPVPAIDHALINENDAEDLKQTILGSGLSVSELVSTAWASASTFRGSDKRGGANGARVRLAPQRDWKVNNPQQLAKVLKTLEEIREKFNNAQTGNKRISLADLIVLAGSAAVEKAAKDAGHDIQVPFSAGRSDATAEQTDAEAFEALEPRADGFRNYVRSGLTLKAEELLVDKAQLMTLTASEMTVLVGGMRVLNANFDHSKHGVFTNTPGSLTNDYFVNLLDMGTTWKAISDDDDVFEGMDRKTGTVKWTGTRVDLIFGSNSELRALAEVYACADSQMKFVIDFVAAWTKVMNLDRFDLA
- a CDS encoding HU family DNA-binding protein, whose amino-acid sequence is MNKTELIDAMAADAGITKAAAKKSLESFLGNVEGALKKGDRVSLVGFGSWSVSKREAREGRNPQTGKTIQIAAKNVVKFKAGAELAGAVN
- a CDS encoding AAA family ATPase; the encoded protein is MEPKKIVITGGPSTGKTSIVEKIELMGLPCIHEISRSITLQAREQGIQQLFVTDPLLFSKKLTEGRIKQFFEASKIPAEYVFMDRGLPDVVAYMDCFDQEYDESFIEACETYTYDTVFLLPPWKEIYATDGERYENYDEALRIHDCLEASYQKYGYKTIHVPKGTVAERLSFILNKVKN
- a CDS encoding RecQ family ATP-dependent DNA helicase, which codes for MVKDPHEILEKYWGFSQFRGSQEQIIDTVIQGRDVLALLPTGGGKSLCYQVPAMVKDGLCIVVSPLIALIQNQVDALKNKGIKALALTGGISFNEVIDLLDNCLYGNYKFLYLSPERLQQELVQERIQQMNVNLIAIDEAHCISQWGNDFRPAYLNCNVLRELLPETPIIALTATATPKVAEDITENLQLSAAAVYKDSFSRDNISFHVQWNEDKKFQLKKLCHRLQKSAIVYVRTRRSAQELSDFLNAHKLATTFFHGGNPKKEKTKRLQLWLENKVQVMVATNAFGMGIDKPDVELVVHYQIPDSLENYFQEAGRAGRDGNPAKAVMVLNQADENQVKQQFLSVLPDIDFLKLLYKKLNNYFQISYGEGTAETFHFHFNKFCDTYKLNTALTYNGLRILDQNSVISLSESFTKKITLQFIATKGQVFYYLENHKAIAPLIQTILRTYGGIFEHPTKINPLLISKKTNIPEEKIHQTLEQLNTDGIVDYKAQSSDLEIIFLVPREDDRTINIFARKVKEQQQVKINNIESILAYVNNKKVCRSTQLLHYFGEERKACGNCDVCLSKNKIDTDIQKLVAGDILKILRQGNQTSKNLTLALTYKEDTILIVLQGLLEDGHVAITSKNEYKIT
- a CDS encoding START-like domain-containing protein, which translates into the protein MSDKVKFEVEFVIQSSQPLLYQYISTPSGLSEWFADNVNSRGELFTFIWDGSEEEAKLLKRKSDEFVRFAWVEAEDDAYFEMRIIVDEITSDVSLFITDFADEDEVDEAKMLWENQISSLKQVLGSS
- a CDS encoding DUF4290 domain-containing protein, coding for MNLVENIEYNTERSQLIIPEYGRHFQKMVDHAISIEDREERNKIAQAIISVMGNIQPHLRDVPDFQHKLWDQLFIMSDFKLDVDSPYPITSKEVLRKKPDPLAYPQNFPKYRFYGNNIKRMIDVAVEWEKGDMRDGLEYAIANHMKKCYLNWNKDVVDDNAIFKHLYELSDGQIDLKGENLTESGQFLKNRVAKTPRSSSPKKNQRSNTNRGKKRY
- a CDS encoding DUF493 family protein — its product is MDTEKSDEFYRKLKIQLEETSSWPTNYLYKFIVPTEGERIVQIHKIFDNTGAVIESKQSKKGKYTSLSITVHLKNPDAVIEKYKEVGKVKGVISL
- the fmt gene encoding methionyl-tRNA formyltransferase, whose product is MEALRIVFMGTPDFAVAILDKLVQNSYNVVGVITAPDKPAGRGRKLNESAVKQYATAHNLPVLQPTNLKDEAFLSELKGLNANLQIIVAFRMLPRAVWEMPKYGTFNLHASLLPHYRGAAPINWAIMNGETETGVTTFYIDDKIDTGEIILQEKTSIDPDETAGELHDKLMHLGASLVQKTVELIKSNQVKPIKQPQTGDLKLAYKIHKETCQVDWSLSISNIFNHIRGLSPYPAAWTTLYNGDEELFLKIYAATKEEQEHQLETGQLIFDKKNLKVAVEGGYIQLREIQLPGKRKMATHEVLNGLNLLKNAYVR
- a CDS encoding YqgE/AlgH family protein, with protein sequence MVSIKPKKGKLLIAEPTLTGDVSFNRSVVLIAEHNLEGSVGFILNKPLMYSINELVTEISVPFQVYNGGPVEQDNLYFIHKVPHLIAESIEISHGIFWGGNFENIVDLINKGHITEKDIRFFLGYSGWNSLQLDQELTSKSWVVVHNKYKSDIIHKSANTFWKEKMIELGGDYVLWSNFPENPNLN